A stretch of DNA from Rathayibacter sp. VKM Ac-2762:
CGCCACGCGGGGGGAGTGCGGCGAGGTCATCCCCGAGGACCTCGCTCCGCTCGAGGGCTCGGCCGAGCTGGCCGCGCACCGGACGACCGAGCTCGTCGTCGCCCTGACGGCCCTCGGCGTCGCCGACCACCGCTTCCTCGGCGAGGCGGGTGCCCGCGCACCCGGCCTCGCTCCGCGGGTCTACCGGGACTCCGGCATGCAGTGGGGGCCCGGCCGCGTCCCGGTGCCGCTCGAGCCGGTGCATCCCGCGTCCTTCACCGCCGCGCCCGAGGACGAGGAGGTGGCCGATCTCGTCGCCGTCCTGCGGCAGGTCGATGCGGGCGTCGTGCTGTCCTACGACGCGGGCGGCGGCTACGGCCACCCCGACCACGTCCGCACCGCCCGGGTCGCCGAGCGCGCCGCCGAGCTGCTGGGCCTGCGCTTCCTCGCCGTCCTCCCCGACGCGGCCCCACCCCTCCCCGGCGACGTCGTGATCGAGCTGTCCGCCGAGGACCACGCCCGCAAGCGCGCGGCCCTCGAGGCGCACGCGACGCAGCTGGTGGTCGAGGGCGACGAGGCCCGCCTCTCGAGCGGTCCGCCGTTCCCCATCGGCCGCATCGAGCGCTTTCGCCCGGTCGCGCAGGCGGGGCGTCCCGCGCCGCTGCCGGAGGAGCGTCCGACGCTGGGATCGCGCGTGCTGTCGGGTGTCGCCGGAGTCCTGGTCGGCGCGGTGGTCGGAGCGATCACGACCGTCGCCCATCAGAGCACCGTGTCGGTCGGCGGTGTCGTCCTCCCTGTCGGCCTCGCCGCCTCCCTCGCCGGCGTGCTGCTGCTCCTGCTCGGGCTGCGCCTCGTGCTCATCGACCGGTTCGTCGCGTTCTGCACCGCGATGGGCCTGCTCGGGATGATCGGGCTGCTCGCTCTGCGCAGCACCGGCGGATCCGTCCTCGTCCCGGCGAACGGCCTCGGCGTGGCCTGGACCTTCCTCCCCGCCCTCATCGCCCTCGTCGTTATCGCGTGGCCACGGCTGCGGGCGGCCTCTCCCGCCGCCGCCCCGCGGCCCGCGGACGCCGACGCCCCGTCGGCCCCCGTACGATAGAGACACTGTTCGAAGGGACCTGGAGCACCGTGACCTACGTGATCGCACTTCCGTGCGTCGATGTCAAAGACCGCGCCTGCATCGACGAGTGCCCGGTCGACTGCATCTACGAAGGCGAGCGCTCGCTCTACATCCACCCGGACGAGTGCGTCGACTGCGGTGCCTGCGAGCCGGTCTGCCCCGTCGAGGCGATTTACTACGAGGACGACCTCCCCGAGGAGTGGTCCGACTACTACAAGGCCAACGTCGAGTTCTTCGACGAGATCGGCTCCCCGGGCGGAGCCGCCAAGGTCGGCGTGATCGCGAAGGACCACCCGGTCATCGCGGCGCTGCCTCCGCAGAGCCACTGAGGCCGCTCCCATGGCCCTCGGCGCGCTGCCCGACTACCCCTGGGACCTGATGGCGCCCTTCGCCCGCACGGCGGCGGAGCACCCCGGCGGGATCGTCGACCTGTCGATCGGCTCGCCGGTGGACCCGACGCCCGCCCCGATCCGCGACGCGCTCGCCCGCGCGACGGACTCGCACGCGTACCCCACGACCGTGGGCACCCCCGCTCTGCGCGAGGCGATCGCCGCCTGGTACGCGCGGCGGCGCGGAGTCGAGGGCCTCGGGATCGACGAGGTCCTGCCGACGATCGGCTCCAAGGAGCTCGTCGCCTGGCTGCCCTTCCTCCTCGGACTCGGGGAGGGGGACGTGGTCGTGCATCCGCGCGCCGCCTACCCGACGTACGCGATGGGCGCGGCGATCGCCGGCGCCGAGGCGCTCGCCTCCGACGACCCGGCGGAGTGGCCCGCGACGACCCGCCTGGTCTGGCTCAACTCTCCCGGCAACCCCGATGGCGCCGTGCTCGACGTGCCCGCCCTGCAGCGCGCCGTCGCGCGTGCCCGTGAGCTGGGCGCCGTGATCGCGGGGGACGAGTGCTACGCCGAGCTCGGCTGGGACGGCCGCTGGGCCGACGAGCCGATCCCGAGCGTCCTCGACCCGCGCGTGGTGGGGGAGGACCGCACCGGGGTCCTCGGCGTCTATTCGCTGAGCAAGCAGTCGAACCTCGCCGGCTACCGCGCCGCCTTCGTCGCCGGGGACGCGGCCCTGATCGCGCGCCTGGTGACCGTCCGCAAGCACGCGGGCATGATCGTGCCCGGTCCGCTGCAGGAGGCGATGATCGTCGCCCTCGCCGACGACGAGCACGTCGCCGCGCAGAAGGAGCGCTACCGCTCCCGCCGCGACCGCCTCCGGCCCGCCCTCGAGTCCGCGGGCTTCCGGATCGACCGCAGCGAGGCCGGACTCTACCTGTGGGCGACCGAGGGCCGCGCGGCCTGGGAGTCCATCGACCGCCTCGCCCGCCTCGGCGTCCTCGCGGGCCCCGGTGTCTTCTACGGGGAGGGCTTCCCCGAGCACGTGCGCCTCTCGCTGACGGCCTCCGACGAGCGGATCGACGCGGCCGTCGAGCGCCTGTCCGGGGGCCTCTGAGGCGTTCGACCCGGCCGATCCTGGCGGGTTCCGACAAGGCCCCGGCCCCAGCGCTGGGCGATGTCACAGTGCCCCCGCTTTGCCCATAGGCTGTATGTGGTTCGGTCGACGGTGCCTCACGAGGCCCCGGCTGCACCACGATCCAGACCCGGCGCCGCCCGCTCCGCGCGAGCGCTTCCGGGGTGCGACCGCGACGACCTGGGAGGCGTTGTGACCGAATCCGGCACGCAGAGCGACGGAACCGCGACGGTGGGCTCCACGGAGCCCGCGACCGGGAGCGCCACGACGCCGCCTCCCGCGCCGGCGGAGCAGGAGCTCCCCGAGAAGGTCACGCTCACCTTCGGCGACCGCACCGCGGACTTCCCGGTCCTGCGCAGCGTCGACGGCTCCTCGAGCATCGACTTCTCGACCCTGTCGAAGCAGACCGGCTTCATGTCGCTCGACTACGGCTTCGTGAACACGGCGGCGACCAAGTCGCGGATCACCTACATCGACGGCGACCAGGGGATCCTCCGATACCGCGGCTACCCGATCGAGGAGGTGGCCACCAACGCGACCTACCTCGAGGTGGCCTGGCTCCTCATCTACGGCGAGCTGCCGACGGCTGACGAGCTCGCGGGCTTCGACGAGCGCATCCGCCGCCACACGCTCCTCCACGAGGACCTCAAGCGCTTCTTCGACGCGCTTCCCCACAGCGCGCATCCCATGTCGGTGCTCTCGGCCGGAGTGTCGGCCCTGTCGACGTACTACGAGGACAGCTCCAACCCGAAGGATCCGGAAGCTGTGGAGCTCACCACGATCCGCCTCCTGGCGAAGCTGCCCGTGATGGCGGCGTACGCCCACAAGAAGGCGATCGGCCAGGCGTTCCTCTACCCGGACAACTCGCTGAGCTTCGTCGACAACTTCCTCCGCCTCAACTTCGGCACGATGGCCGAGCAGTACCAGGTCGACCCGGTGCTCTCGAAGGCGCTCGACCGCCTCCTGATCCTCCACGAGGACCACGAGCAGAACGCGTCGACGTCGACCGTCCGCCTCGTCGGCTCGACCGAGGCGAACCTCTACGCCTCGGTGTCTGCCGGCATCAACGCCCTGTTCGGCCCTCTGCACGGCGGAGCGAACGAGGCGGTGCTCACCATGCTCGGCCGGATCCGCGAGTCGGGCGAGAGCGTGTCGACGTTCGTCGAGCGGGTGAAGAACAAGGAGGAGGGCGTGCGCCTGATGGGCTTCGGCCACCGGGTGTACAAGAACTACGACCCGCGCGCGAAGCTGGTCAAGGAGAGCGCCTCCGAGGTCCTGCAGGCCCTCGGCGTGAAGGACCCGCTGCTCGACATCGCGATGGAGCTCGAGGCCCTCGCGCTCGAGGACGACTACTTCAAGGAGCGGCGCCTCTACCCGAACGTCGACTTCTACACGGGCGTCATCTACAAGGCGATGGGCTTCCCGACCCGGATGTTCACCGTCCTCTTCGCGATCGGCCGCCTGCCCGGCTGGATCGCCCACTGGCGCGAGATGAACACCGACAAGCAGACCAAGATCGGCCGCCCGCAGCAGCTCTACATGGGCGCGCCCGAGCGCCACTGGCCGACCGACCGCTGACCGGTCCCCGAGAGCCCGTCCCCGCCGGGGGCGGGCTCTCGCCGTGCGGCGCACCCGCCTCTCGTCGGCCGTCCGAGGCTCGAACCGCTTCTTCGAGGCGGGACGCAGAGCGGCGTGGTCGCCGCGGACTCGATCAGCTCGGATCGTTCCGGGGCGCCGCCTGCGGGACCAGCGGCGCCGGACGCCCGCCCTCAGGCGTGCAGAGCGGCGTTCAGCTCGATGCCGGCGCCGGTGCGGGGGAGGACCTCGACGGCCCCGGTGAGGGAGTTGCGGCGGAAGAGCAGGTTCGGCACGCCCGAGAGCTGCACGGCCTTCACGGTTTGCGGGGCGCCGTCGGCGCGCGGCGCTCCGCCGACCACGACGACCTTGGTGCCGGCGGTCACGTAGAGGCCGGCCTCGACGACGGTGTCGTCGCCGAGGGAGATGCCGATGCCCGAGTTCGCACCCAGCAGGGCCCGCGCGCCGATCGAGACGCGCTGCACTCCTCCGCCCGAGAGGGTGCCCATGATGGAGGCGCCGCCGCCGATGTCCGAGCCGTCGCCGACCACGACGCCCTGCGAGATGCGCCCCTCGACCATCGAGCTGCCGAGGGTCCCGGCGTTGAAGTTGACGAAGCCCTCGTGCATCACCGTCGTGCCGGGTGCCAGATGCGCCCCGAGGCGGACGCGCGAGGTGTCCGCGATGCGCACCTTCGCGGGGGTGACGTAGTCGGTCAGCCGCGGGAACTTGTCGATCCCGGTGGCCTGGATGCCGTGGCGCCGGAGCGAGGGGCGCAGGCGGGTGAACGACTCCGGCGAGACCGGACCGGCGTTCGTCCACACCACGTTCGGCAGGTGCGCGAAGACGCCGTCGAGGTTCACCTCGTTCGGGCGGACCAGGAGGTGAGAGAGCAGGTGCAGCCGCAGGTAGGCGTCGGACGTGGAGGCGGGCGGCGCCTGCACGTCGATCTGCAGCGTGACCACGTCGATGCGGACCTCGCGGCGCGGATCCTCGCCGGCCTGCTCCTCGAACTCCGCCGGCACGATCCAGGGGTCGCGGCCGGCCGGGATGGTGCCGAGGCGCGGCTCCGGGAACCAGGTGTCGAGGACGGTGCCGTCGGCGGCCACGGTGGCGAGCCCGTATCCCCAGGCGGAGGCGGGCGCGGAGGAGTCTGCGGAGTGCTCGAGGGTCATGCCGATCAGGGTAGCGCGGAGCGTCCGGCCGCTACCCTGGGGCGCATGGCCGATCCGACCACCGCCCCTCCGCTCGATCTGCGCACCGATCCGGTCGCCCTGACGCGGATCCTCTGCGACATCCCGTCCGTCTCGGGCGACGAGCTCGAGATCGCGGACGCGGTGCAGTGGGCGCTCGAGCAGTACGACCACCTCGAGGTCATCCGCGACGGCCACACCGTCGTGGCGCGGACGAACCTCGGCCTCGCCCAGCGCGTCGTGATCGCCGGGCACCTGGACACGGTGCCGGTCAACGGCAACCTGCCCGTCGTCGCCGAGACGATCGACGGCGTCGAGCACCTGGTCGGCCGCGGGACCGTCGACATGAAGGCCGGAGTGGCGGTGCAGCTCGTCCTCGCCGCCGAGCTCTCCGATCCGGCCGTCGACATCACCTGGATGTGGTACGACAACGAGGAGGTCGCAGCGGACCTCAACGGCCTCGGCCGCCTCTCCCGGCACCGCCCCGACCTCTTCTCCGCCGACTTCGCGGTGCTCGGCGAGCCGACGAGTGGAGCAGTGGAGGGCGGCTGCAACGGGACGCTCCGGGTCGACGTGGTCACCCGCGGCGTCCGCGCCCACTCCGCCCGCAGCTGGGTCGGCGAGAACGCGATCCACGCGGCCGCGCCGATCCTCGACCGCCTCGCCGCCTACGTGCCGCGCGAGGTCGAGGTCGAGGGCCTCGTGTACCGCGAGGGCGTCAACGCCGTG
This window harbors:
- a CDS encoding PIG-L family deacetylase, translating into MDAGRDAAAERVVAVHAHPDDETITMGGTLARLVAQGASVTVVTATRGECGEVIPEDLAPLEGSAELAAHRTTELVVALTALGVADHRFLGEAGARAPGLAPRVYRDSGMQWGPGRVPVPLEPVHPASFTAAPEDEEVADLVAVLRQVDAGVVLSYDAGGGYGHPDHVRTARVAERAAELLGLRFLAVLPDAAPPLPGDVVIELSAEDHARKRAALEAHATQLVVEGDEARLSSGPPFPIGRIERFRPVAQAGRPAPLPEERPTLGSRVLSGVAGVLVGAVVGAITTVAHQSTVSVGGVVLPVGLAASLAGVLLLLLGLRLVLIDRFVAFCTAMGLLGMIGLLALRSTGGSVLVPANGLGVAWTFLPALIALVVIAWPRLRAASPAAAPRPADADAPSAPVR
- the fdxA gene encoding ferredoxin; translation: MTYVIALPCVDVKDRACIDECPVDCIYEGERSLYIHPDECVDCGACEPVCPVEAIYYEDDLPEEWSDYYKANVEFFDEIGSPGGAAKVGVIAKDHPVIAALPPQSH
- the dapC gene encoding succinyldiaminopimelate transaminase: MALGALPDYPWDLMAPFARTAAEHPGGIVDLSIGSPVDPTPAPIRDALARATDSHAYPTTVGTPALREAIAAWYARRRGVEGLGIDEVLPTIGSKELVAWLPFLLGLGEGDVVVHPRAAYPTYAMGAAIAGAEALASDDPAEWPATTRLVWLNSPGNPDGAVLDVPALQRAVARARELGAVIAGDECYAELGWDGRWADEPIPSVLDPRVVGEDRTGVLGVYSLSKQSNLAGYRAAFVAGDAALIARLVTVRKHAGMIVPGPLQEAMIVALADDEHVAAQKERYRSRRDRLRPALESAGFRIDRSEAGLYLWATEGRAAWESIDRLARLGVLAGPGVFYGEGFPEHVRLSLTASDERIDAAVERLSGGL
- a CDS encoding citrate synthase; the protein is MTESGTQSDGTATVGSTEPATGSATTPPPAPAEQELPEKVTLTFGDRTADFPVLRSVDGSSSIDFSTLSKQTGFMSLDYGFVNTAATKSRITYIDGDQGILRYRGYPIEEVATNATYLEVAWLLIYGELPTADELAGFDERIRRHTLLHEDLKRFFDALPHSAHPMSVLSAGVSALSTYYEDSSNPKDPEAVELTTIRLLAKLPVMAAYAHKKAIGQAFLYPDNSLSFVDNFLRLNFGTMAEQYQVDPVLSKALDRLLILHEDHEQNASTSTVRLVGSTEANLYASVSAGINALFGPLHGGANEAVLTMLGRIRESGESVSTFVERVKNKEEGVRLMGFGHRVYKNYDPRAKLVKESASEVLQALGVKDPLLDIAMELEALALEDDYFKERRLYPNVDFYTGVIYKAMGFPTRMFTVLFAIGRLPGWIAHWREMNTDKQTKIGRPQQLYMGAPERHWPTDR
- the dapD gene encoding 2,3,4,5-tetrahydropyridine-2,6-dicarboxylate N-succinyltransferase → MTLEHSADSSAPASAWGYGLATVAADGTVLDTWFPEPRLGTIPAGRDPWIVPAEFEEQAGEDPRREVRIDVVTLQIDVQAPPASTSDAYLRLHLLSHLLVRPNEVNLDGVFAHLPNVVWTNAGPVSPESFTRLRPSLRRHGIQATGIDKFPRLTDYVTPAKVRIADTSRVRLGAHLAPGTTVMHEGFVNFNAGTLGSSMVEGRISQGVVVGDGSDIGGGASIMGTLSGGGVQRVSIGARALLGANSGIGISLGDDTVVEAGLYVTAGTKVVVVGGAPRADGAPQTVKAVQLSGVPNLLFRRNSLTGAVEVLPRTGAGIELNAALHA
- the dapE gene encoding succinyl-diaminopimelate desuccinylase — encoded protein: MADPTTAPPLDLRTDPVALTRILCDIPSVSGDELEIADAVQWALEQYDHLEVIRDGHTVVARTNLGLAQRVVIAGHLDTVPVNGNLPVVAETIDGVEHLVGRGTVDMKAGVAVQLVLAAELSDPAVDITWMWYDNEEVAADLNGLGRLSRHRPDLFSADFAVLGEPTSGAVEGGCNGTLRVDVVTRGVRAHSARSWVGENAIHAAAPILDRLAAYVPREVEVEGLVYREGVNAVRVTGGVAGNVIPDLCTVQVNYRFAPDRSGEEALAHLEELFEGFEVTVDDLAEGARPGLDAPLAQAFLAAVGAEAKPKYGWTDVARFSAMGIPAVNYGPGDPLRAHADDERVAVHEITECAEGLRRWLTASS